In Bacillota bacterium, the sequence ATACCGGGTCTGGCTGTGAAGATATCAACTTTCACACGATCTCCTGCGCGCTCGATCTCAATCTTTGATATTGCAGCTCGCGCAAGCTTACGCTCAAGAATATTTCTTATCTTAATATCCTCGCCGAGAACTTTATCGAAGCCTTTGCTTACAAACCAGCGGGACCGCCAGTTCTCTATAATGCCGACTCTAAGTCCCCGAGGATGGACTTTTTGCCCCATTTAACCCTCCTTCTCCGTAACAACTACGGTAATGTGACTAGTTCTCTTCCTAATACGGTATGCACGACCCATAGCCCTCGGCCTAATCCTTTTTAACGTTGGACCCTGATCTACATACGCTTCTGACACATAAAGCCTATTGCGGCTGATATGCAGGTTCTTCTCAGCATTCGCAATAGCCGAGTTTAGAACCTTGGTTATTATCCTTGCGGCGGCCTTTGGCGTAAACCTTAATAGTGCAACAGCTTCTTCAGCATCTTTGCCCCGAATAAGATTTATAACCTGCTGGGCCTTCAGCGGCGATATCCTGACATATTTTGCAACGGCCCTTGCAGAAGCACCCGCATTTTTTGCCGTCTTAGCCATCTTTAACCTCCTGTCTAGATACTAGAAACTAGACCATTGCTTTGCACCTGACCAGAAACTAGAGACTAGATCTCTTATCCTTTAACCCACACTCTAGACCTTCATCTAGTTTCTAGTTTCTAGTCTCAAGTTTCTAGATTATCTTACTCTTGATGATTTCTCCTGGCCTGCATGGCCTCTAAAAGTCCTTGTTGGCGCAAACTCGCCAAGCTTATGTCCAACCATACTTTCCGTAATATAGACCGGTACATGCCGGCGCCCGTCATGAACGGCAATAGTATGCCCGACCATCTCCGGAAAGATAGTTGAAGCCCTGGACCAGGTCTTAATAACTCTTTTCTCATTTCTTTTGTTCATTTCCTGGATTTTCCCAAGAAGTTTTGGCTCTACAAAGGGTCCCTTTTTAAGCGACCTTCCCACTTTTCAGCCTCCAATCTCTTAGCTATCAGCTATCAGCCTTCAGCTATCAGTATTGATTTACCTATGCTGACCGCTGATTGCTGACGGCTGATGGTCTGCACCGTAATTTCTCTCAAAGCTTAACGTTTCTTCAAACGTTTATTATCTCTTACGAGGTTTAACTATATATTTATCAGATGGCTTTTTGCCTCTCGTACGATAACCCAATGTCGGTTTTCCCCAAGGAGTAACCGGATGGCGACCCGGTGTTGCTTTACCTTCTCCGCCACCATGAGGATGATCGACCGGGTTCATGGCTGTACCTCGTACAGCAGGTCTTTTACCAAGCCAACGGCTACGGCCTGCTTTTCCGATTGAAATAAGTTCATGCTCCGCATTTCCAACCTGCCCTACCGTAGCATAACAATCAAGGTGAACCATCCGTACCTCACCAGACGGCAACCTCAAATGGGCGTAGTTACCCTCTTTTGCCATAACTTGAGCTGATGTACCTGCCGACCTTGCCATCTGGCCACCCTTACCTGGAGTAAGCTCGATATTGTGAACAACCGTGCCCAAAGGAATCCTCCTTAAAGGCAACGCGTTGCCAACCCTGATATCAGCATCTGGCCCAGACATGATCGTATTTCCTACCTTGAGATCGATTGGAGCCAGAATATATCTTTTCTCGCCGTCAGCGTACTGGATTAACGCAATTCTGGCAGACCGATTCGGGTCGTACTCGATCGAATCAACCCTTCCTGGAATGCCATATTTGTTGCGCTTGAAGTCTATCAAGCGATAACGGCGTTTATGACCGCCTCCCTGGTGGCGGGTTGTGATACGGCCATTGTTATTGCGACCAGACTTCTTGTTTAGCGCAACAGTCAGACTCTTTTCAGGCTCCTTTTTTGTTATCTCTTGGAAATCGGATACCGTCTGAAACCTTCTTCCGGCTGATGTCGGCTTAAATTTTTTGATTCCCATCCGTTTCTCTCCTCTTTATAACTGACGCTTATCGCCTGTCAGTTGGCATATTCTTTTGCACTAATGTCTCGATGTTTGCACAAAGTACGAATGTTAAAAATCTTTTAAACTTTGGCACTTTGCATTTCAAGACCTTGGCAGATACTCAAAGCTATCTAGCTTCGAACATCTCAATACGTTCTCCCTCGCGAAGAGTCACGATCGCCTTTTTCCAACCGCGAGTTCTACCAGAAGTATATCCCTGGCGCTTGCGCTTGCCACGAACTTTAAGCGTATTGACCGCTGTCACATGAACCTTGAATATCTTCTCAACTGCATTCTTGATTTCTTCTTTTCTAGCTTCTGGCGCAACCTCGAAGGTGTACTTGCCGTAATCCATTTGAGCGTAGCTCTTCTCAGAGATTACTGGGCGAATTATTACATCTCTTGGATCCTTCATTTGGACAGACCCTCCTCTACTGCATTAAGAGCCGCACGAGTCATAACCAAGTATTCGTTATCTAACAGATCGTACGCATTTATCTCGGAGCTGTAGATAACCCTTGCACTATCAAGGTTGCGTACTGACTTTACCGCGGTATCTTGATCCTCGCCAACTACAACAGTGACTTTCTTATCTACATTAAGATTCTTAAATATCTTAACAACTTCTTTTGTCTTTGGCTCAGTCAAGCCAAAATCATCAATGACAACTAAGCGACCATCTTTAGCCTTCGATGACAGTATCGACTTCAAGGCCAAACGGCGCATTTTCTTCGGAACATTAAATGAGTAATCCCGTGGAATAGGGCCAAAAACGGTACCACCACCGGTCCAGTGAGGTGCTCGGATGCTTCCAATTCGAGCCCTGCCGGTACCTTTCTGGCGCCAGGGCTTCTTGCCGCCGCCCCTGACTTCAGCCCTGGTCTTAGTCTTTGCGGTTCCCCTTCTAGCCGCAGCTAGCTGTGCCCTGATGACCTGATGAACAACAGCCTCATTAGGTTCTACCTCAAAGACTTCGGGACTAACGTCGATCTCCTCTACGGTTTTGCCCTCTCTATTTCGAACTGGTATCTTCACCGTTACCCCTTCTTCTTTGCCTTGCTAGATTCTTTAACCATAATCAAGCTACCCTTTGCACCGGGTACAGCCCCCTTGAGCAACATAATATTTTGCTCAGGATCGACTTTTACAATTTCTAGATTCATGCTGGTAACCCTATCGCTTCCCATGTGCCCTGCCATGCGTCTTCCTTTTGGAACACGAGCCGGAAACGCGGCGGCACCAATTGAACCAGGAGCCCTGTGAAAGTGGGAACCGTGCCCACCAGGCCCTCCGCCAAAGCCATGCCTTTTCATTACACCCTGAAAGCCTTTACCCTTCGAGATGCCAACGACGTCAACTTTCTCGCCGGCTGTAAATATCTCTGCGGTAAGCGTATCACTCGGCTTGTATTCAGACGGGTCATCAACTCTGACCTCGGCCAGATAACGCTTTGGCGATACCTTTGACTTTGCAAAGTGGCCCTTTAGTGGCTTAGTTACCTTCCTATCCTCAATATCTTCGAATCCGATCTGGATTGCCGAGTAGCCATCGTTTTCTCTTGTTTTTACCTGAGTCACAACGCAAGGACCAACCTCAACAACGGTTACTGGTATCAAGCGATCGTCATCGCTAAATACCTGCGTCATGCCAAGTTTCTTTCCTAATAATGCCTTCATCTTTTACCTCGCACCAATAATTATCCATTCGTGCTACTACTTCTCACCCAATTAATTGGGCAATTACCTAAACATTGGCCTTAGAATCCAGGTGCCAAGGTAAAATCTTCTGGCCCCTGGCTTCTAGCCCCTTTAAAGTTTTATCTCTATATCAACGCCAGCCGGAAGATCCAGCCTCATTAGCGAGTCAACCGTTTTAGGCGTTGGATCTAGTATATCGATCAGCCTCTTGTGAGTCCTCATCTGGAAGTGCTCACGCGAGTCCTTGTTGACATGCGGAGACCTAATTACCGTATAAAGGCTTCTC encodes:
- the rpsS gene encoding 30S ribosomal protein S19, whose product is MGRSLKKGPFVEPKLLGKIQEMNKRNEKRVIKTWSRASTIFPEMVGHTIAVHDGRRHVPVYITESMVGHKLGEFAPTRTFRGHAGQEKSSRVR
- the rpsJ gene encoding 30S ribosomal protein S10: MATQKIRIRLKAYDHEVVDQSAKKIVDTAQRTGARVAGPIPLPTERSLYTVIRSPHVNKDSREHFQMRTHKRLIDILDPTPKTVDSLMRLDLPAGVDIEIKL
- the rplV gene encoding 50S ribosomal protein L22 — encoded protein: MAKTAKNAGASARAVAKYVRISPLKAQQVINLIRGKDAEEAVALLRFTPKAAARIITKVLNSAIANAEKNLHISRNRLYVSEAYVDQGPTLKRIRPRAMGRAYRIRKRTSHITVVVTEKEG
- the rplW gene encoding 50S ribosomal protein L23; the protein is MKDPRDVIIRPVISEKSYAQMDYGKYTFEVAPEARKEEIKNAVEKIFKVHVTAVNTLKVRGKRKRQGYTSGRTRGWKKAIVTLREGERIEMFEAR
- the rplB gene encoding 50S ribosomal protein L2 produces the protein MGIKKFKPTSAGRRFQTVSDFQEITKKEPEKSLTVALNKKSGRNNNGRITTRHQGGGHKRRYRLIDFKRNKYGIPGRVDSIEYDPNRSARIALIQYADGEKRYILAPIDLKVGNTIMSGPDADIRVGNALPLRRIPLGTVVHNIELTPGKGGQMARSAGTSAQVMAKEGNYAHLRLPSGEVRMVHLDCYATVGQVGNAEHELISIGKAGRSRWLGKRPAVRGTAMNPVDHPHGGGEGKATPGRHPVTPWGKPTLGYRTRGKKPSDKYIVKPRKR
- the rplD gene encoding 50S ribosomal protein L4, with product MKIPVRNREGKTVEEIDVSPEVFEVEPNEAVVHQVIRAQLAAARRGTAKTKTRAEVRGGGKKPWRQKGTGRARIGSIRAPHWTGGGTVFGPIPRDYSFNVPKKMRRLALKSILSSKAKDGRLVVIDDFGLTEPKTKEVVKIFKNLNVDKKVTVVVGEDQDTAVKSVRNLDSARVIYSSEINAYDLLDNEYLVMTRAALNAVEEGLSK
- the rplC gene encoding 50S ribosomal protein L3, whose protein sequence is MKALLGKKLGMTQVFSDDDRLIPVTVVEVGPCVVTQVKTRENDGYSAIQIGFEDIEDRKVTKPLKGHFAKSKVSPKRYLAEVRVDDPSEYKPSDTLTAEIFTAGEKVDVVGISKGKGFQGVMKRHGFGGGPGGHGSHFHRAPGSIGAAAFPARVPKGRRMAGHMGSDRVTSMNLEIVKVDPEQNIMLLKGAVPGAKGSLIMVKESSKAKKKG